From Carassius auratus strain Wakin chromosome 1, ASM336829v1, whole genome shotgun sequence, the proteins below share one genomic window:
- the LOC113105857 gene encoding paraneoplastic antigen Ma2 — MALTKDPFLQAELAKWCKDAGIDETHALMLLNVPVHTEVAEIEEAMEAVKALGRVRVRDTREGPTSRSLLVLCECKQAIDPKRIPTDVSWGEKNEPWSVIVIQTQESASDAATGGFTEKLAKFLMEEGKSLSDIQALISPHSAPDSSPESIIRAMGEVFAKTVKLPSDSNAYRRLRTLSAAVPTPVGEENMETWMDQARLMITECDCSEKEKRRRIVESLKGPALDIIRAVRFSDPEASALQYLEALESTFGSSESGEDLYFKFRLMRQGTGEALSEFLRRMEKTLSKVVEREGLSLRLVDKRPTPSQSASTSLRYKTRDDYFCYRCGDDGHIATKCQAPPNSDQVIQKLIRSLRQAKSGKNEMGEDRTASNQACFSKKSQTDIYNSSRLPKGLVGPASTVEVKLNGCGCQALLDSGSQVTIVFDSWYSRNLVLK, encoded by the exons ATGGCTCTAACAAAAGACCCATTCCTCCAAGCAGAGTTGGCCAAATGGTGTAAAGATGCTGGCATTGATGAGACTCatgctttaatgcttttaaatgtaCCTGTTCACACCGAAGTGGCTGAAATTGAAGAGGCGATGGAAGCAGTAAAAGCGTTAGGAAGAGTTCGTGTAAGAGACACGAGAGAAGGACCTACCTCACGTTCTCTGCTGGTATTGTGTGAGTGCAAACAAGCCATTGACCCTAAGCGCATACCTACTGACGTGTCCTGGGGAGAAAAGAATGAGCCATGGTCAGTCATAGTAATTCAGACACAGGAATCTGCATCTGACGCAGCTACTGGAGGATTTACTGAAAAGCTTGCAAAGTTCTTGATGGAAGAAGGAAAGTCTCTCAGTGATATACAAGCTTTGATTTCTCCTCACAGTGCCCCAGACAGTTCCCCTGAGTCGATTATACGCGCCATGGGTGAGGTCTTTGCAAAAACAGTAAAGCTCCCAAGTGACAGCAACGCTTATCGTCGCCTGCGCACCTTGTCAGCCGCTGTTCCAACCCCTGTGGGAGAGGAGAATATGGAAACTTGGATGGACCAAGCCAGGCTGATGATAACTGAGTGTGACtgctctgaaaaagaaaaaagacgaaGAATTGTGGAAAGTCTCAAGGGACCTGCATTGGACATCATAAGAGCTGTTCGATTTTCAGATCCTGAAGCAAGTGCTTTGCAGTATTTGGAAGCGTTGGAGAGCACATTTGGATCATCTGAATCTGGTGAAGATTTATACTTCAAGTTTCGTCTTATGCGCCAGGGCACCGGGGAGGCTCTGTCTGAATTTCTGAGAAGAATGGAGAAGACTCTTAGCAAAGTAGTGGAAAGAGAGGGACTGTCCCTCAGACTGGTGGACAAA CGGCCGACACCATCCCAGTCTGCCTCCACGTCCTTAAGATACAAGACAAGAGATGACTACTTCTGCTACAGGTGTGGAGACGACGGTCATATTGCAACAAAGTGTCAAGCTCCACCAAATTCTGATCAAGTGATTCAAAAACTGATTCGTTCCTTGCGGCAGGCAAAGAGTGGGAAGAACGAGATGGGTGAAGATAGAACTGCATCAAACCAGGCCTGTTTCTCCAAAAAGAGCCAGACAGACATCTACAACTCCAGCCGCCTTCCCAAAGGTCTAGTAGGGCCAGCATCCACTGTAGAAGTGAAGCTTAATGGCTGTGGGTGTCAAGCACTATTAGACAGCGGATCACAAGTGACGATAGTGTTTGACAGCTGGTACTCAAGGAACCTGGTGCTCAAGTAA
- the LOC113090069 gene encoding immunoglobulin-like domain-containing receptor 1, protein MRGMIVFALLLILLTSGILSIQVTLSETEKRTTLFASITLRCDYSTSALPQNILVTWKYKSFCKDPVLDYYSTAYQSSLQLGRDPANDCVDSQRTVRTVAQKLGSNEAVLGVEYRDRKIFIQNKADLVINEVMWWDNGMYFCSVEAPGDTVGDSDQEMKLIVYHWLTVLLIILGVLALIILFCICCCQCCPQKCCCYVRCPCCPQTCCCPEKAVMQHRLMKEAQKAMTPWLNGQPIYAPMSNHSSAYQMNPMLYAGSASGKGAMTPVPLPPPQMVSMHSNMPPSSIHGNGSAHGTNQMLDYLESQMRGMDVTGPLLQPQPAIPLQHMPPPPQHMPHHVPFSAGPPSMLSGLDDGPNTRRVLPGSRGGRPQAYSSGSSTYGASHRNDRHIYRQAIPRSYSQEDVLDTRSQSGEHRPRSRSRDDLLADDRRGPSRRDHYSPLPRRGSWGSANDEDSRRGGARGGRGGSWSNHPSSYTEYEPGKKPIKRPERFSDKNSRSGTSIVI, encoded by the exons ATGAGAGGGATGATCGTGTTTGCGCTGCTTCTGATTCTACTGACCTCAG GGATTCTGTCTATCCAGGTCACCCTCTCTGAAACAGAGAAGCGTACAACTCTTTTTGCATCTATCACCTTGCGCTGTGATTACTCCACCTCAGCTCTGCCGCAGAATATTTTGGTCACTTGGAAATACAAATCCTTCTGCAAAGATCCTGTTCTGGACTATTACTCCACAG catatcaGTCTTCCCTTCAGCTTGGTCGAGACCCTGCCAATGACTGTGTGGACTCGCAACGCACCGTCCGAACAGTGGCTCAGAAGCTGGGATCTAATGAGGCAGTGCTGGGTGTTGAGTACAGAGATCGCAAAATCTTCATTCAGAACA AGGCTGATCTGGTCATCAACGAGGTAATGTGGTGGGATAACGGAATGTATTTCTGCTCTGTGGAAGCACCTGGAGATACAGTTGGAGATTCAGACCAAGAGATGAAACTTATAGTGTACC ACTGGTTGACTGTTCTCCTCATCATCCTCGGTGTGCTGGCACTCATCATCCTCTTCTGTATCTGTTGCTGTCAGTGCTGCCCACAGAAGTGCTGCTGTTATGTGCGCTGCCCATGCTGCCCTCAAACCTGCTGCTGCCCCGAGAAAG CGGTGATGCAGCACAGGCTGATGAAGGAGGCGCAGAAGGCCATGACGCCGTGGCTTAATGGACAGCCAATCTACGCGCCCATGAGCAACCACAGCTCCGCTTACCAGATGAATCCCATGCTGTACGCAG GCTCAGCATCAGGCAAAGGTGCGATGACACCTGTCCCACTGCCTCCTCCCCAGATGGTATCCATGCACAGTAACATGCCTCCTTCCAGCATTCATGGTAATGGCAGTGCTCATGGGACCAACCAAATGCTGGACTATCTGGAGAGTCAGATGCGTGGCATGGACGTCACCGGCCCACTGTTACAGCCACAGCCTGCCATCCCACTGCAGCACATGCCTCCTCCTCCCCAACACATGCCGCATCATGTGCCCTTCTCTGCTGGCCCTCCTAGCATGCTCTCCGGCCTGGACGATGGTCCCAACACACGAAGGGTACTGCCCGGCTCACGAGGAGGACGCCCACAAGCCTACTCCAGTGGCTCATCCACTTACGGCGCCTCCCACCGCAATGACCGCCACATCTATCGTCAGGCAATTCCACGCAGCTACAGTCAGGAAGATGTCCTGGACACACGGAGCCAGTCTGGAGAACACCGTCCTCGCTCACGTTCCAGGGATGATCTGCTCGCCGATGACCGCCGGGGCCCATCCAGACGAGACCATTATTCTCCTTTGCCCCGCCGCGGTTCATGGGGCTCAGCTAATGATGAGGACAGCAGACGCGGAGGTGCTCGAGGAGGTCGGGGAGGCAGCTGGTCCAATCATCCATCCAGTTACACCGAGTATGAGCCCGGAAAGAAGCCGATCAAGCGGCCTGAACGTTTCTCT GATAAAAATTCTCGAAGTGGGACCAGTATAGTCATCTGA